One part of the Maribacter aquivivus genome encodes these proteins:
- a CDS encoding YoaK family protein has translation MFRHQGKSRKLKHNLQIATILSFVAGIVNVTGFLAYNQLTTNVTGHFALFMNDVANLEFWKGTVYFLYIFSFLFGSFFSSFLIEKFRKNKRLNVFVLPTAIECLILIAIPLYSDAFEITYPDLIICALLFAMGLQNSFVTRISNAVVRTTHLTGLFTDLGIELSQLFFPEKHPNREKLKSNIKLRLYIICFFFLGGIIGGFLYLQLNLKLNALIVGALILLASLFYDDFRYQFIRTKRKYTQR, from the coding sequence ATGTTTAGACATCAAGGCAAAAGCAGAAAATTAAAGCACAACCTGCAAATTGCCACTATTTTATCTTTTGTTGCAGGAATTGTAAATGTTACTGGTTTTTTGGCATACAACCAGCTGACTACCAATGTTACTGGGCATTTTGCATTGTTTATGAACGATGTGGCTAATTTAGAGTTCTGGAAAGGCACTGTTTATTTCCTCTATATTTTTTCTTTTCTCTTTGGATCGTTCTTTTCTAGTTTTCTGATTGAAAAATTTAGAAAGAATAAAAGACTAAATGTTTTTGTACTACCAACCGCAATAGAATGTTTAATACTAATAGCCATACCGCTTTATAGCGATGCCTTTGAAATCACTTATCCAGATTTAATTATCTGCGCGCTTCTCTTTGCTATGGGGCTTCAAAATTCTTTCGTTACAAGAATCTCAAATGCAGTGGTAAGAACAACACATTTAACGGGACTATTTACAGATTTAGGAATTGAGCTGTCGCAATTATTTTTTCCAGAAAAGCATCCAAATAGAGAAAAATTAAAATCTAATATTAAACTCCGTCTTTACATCATTTGCTTCTTCTTTCTCGGAGGTATTATTGGCGGATTTCTGTACCTGCAACTCAACTTAAAATTGAATGCACTCATTGTTGGTGCGCTAATTTTATTGGCAAGTTTGTTTTATGATGATTTTAGATATCAATTTATACGCACCAAAAGAAAATATACGCAGCGTTGA